The following proteins are co-located in the Chryseobacterium daecheongense genome:
- a CDS encoding DUF47 family protein, producing MGIGNIFHAFQPKDKIFFVLFEKVTENLVAMSEEFNNGVKDFDLNDDSMLKKMSDYEHKNDELTHEIFIELGKNFITPFDREDIHTLATGLDDIADYIYASTKYIFLYKSPLMKAYADFSLLIHKACLEIQNAMKNLKGFKNMDQVKEACIKVNSIENIADDLLSNSMVELFETNDAINIIKVSSVLNYLEIVTDKAEDVANTIENIMIKYA from the coding sequence ATGGGAATTGGTAATATTTTCCACGCTTTTCAGCCTAAAGATAAAATCTTCTTCGTGCTTTTCGAAAAAGTAACTGAAAATCTAGTAGCAATGTCTGAAGAGTTCAACAACGGGGTGAAAGATTTTGACCTTAATGACGACTCTATGTTGAAGAAAATGAGCGACTACGAACACAAAAATGATGAGCTTACGCACGAAATCTTTATTGAGCTTGGAAAAAACTTTATAACTCCTTTTGACCGTGAAGATATTCACACTTTGGCCACAGGTTTAGATGATATCGCAGATTATATCTACGCTTCAACAAAATATATTTTCTTATATAAATCGCCTTTAATGAAGGCATATGCAGACTTCTCATTGTTGATTCATAAAGCATGTCTTGAAATTCAGAATGCAATGAAAAACCTGAAAGGATTCAAAAATATGGATCAGGTGAAAGAAGCTTGTATCAAAGTAAACTCTATTGAGAATATTGCTGACGACTTACTTTCCAATTCAATGGTAGAATTGTTTGAAACAAACGACGCTATCAATATCATCAAAGTTTCATCTGTACTTAATTATCTTGAAATAGTAACCGACAAAGCTGAAGATGTAGCTAATACTATTGAAAACATTATGATCAAATACGCATAA